In Sphingobacterium thalpophilum, a genomic segment contains:
- a CDS encoding RagB/SusD family nutrient uptake outer membrane protein, which produces MKLNRIKIGSIMLSAMLLGVGCSKDVLDRPDQTKVIDENFWRNEADVRLYANDFYLNYFVGYNTFYGTAYAPLVGYNYADDFTSEGTQGGFESVVPTSRGASTVTPDMLTTYSGPTWNFYWVRKANVMLTRIETKAKSKLSEAEYKHWTAVARFFRGYEYSRLVSVFGDVPYFDVEVDPMDQATMYKERTKRGEVMDKVYTDFEYVLDNMRADDGKGYVNKYAAAALISNLMLFEGSWEKYHGLDQDRAKKYLALAVKASEVVMNSGKWSFGSDFKSLFASEDLSSNPEVIFFRTYNDALKVTHAVGSYSNGTEGQKGVNLDLLKSFICNDGKVWQNSALTNASDFSMKSLARTRDPRFEASLMDTVNTASSTFAYGHKFAAREALTYIGKTYPAKWSSNTNTNDAPIVRLGEVVLNWIEARQILAEFFGGAAVTQGDLDKSINAVRNRPLDADAIAKGVKKTAPLTLNSLPNDPSRDADISPLMWEIRRERRMEFVYEYARLNDIRRWKKLDYMNFSRNVDYSLGPWVNIKKDLPNRLTKAYEGVLKVRDAAGNTITYNGKNADAMVGYYVVPKFANRVSFTDRSYLAPVGLNQIQQYANLGYILTQTPGWQ; this is translated from the coding sequence ATGAAATTAAATAGAATAAAAATTGGATCTATCATGCTTTCCGCCATGTTATTGGGGGTAGGCTGTAGTAAGGATGTGCTGGATAGGCCTGATCAAACTAAAGTAATCGATGAAAACTTTTGGAGAAATGAAGCTGATGTTCGTTTGTATGCAAATGATTTTTATTTAAATTATTTTGTTGGCTATAATACTTTTTATGGTACGGCCTATGCTCCCTTAGTGGGATATAACTATGCAGATGACTTTACGTCTGAAGGAACGCAAGGTGGCTTTGAGTCAGTTGTTCCGACGAGTAGAGGTGCGAGTACGGTGACACCTGATATGTTGACGACCTACTCAGGGCCGACCTGGAATTTTTACTGGGTTAGAAAGGCTAATGTGATGTTGACCAGGATTGAAACAAAGGCCAAGTCAAAATTGTCAGAGGCTGAGTATAAGCACTGGACTGCAGTAGCTCGTTTTTTTAGAGGCTACGAATATAGTAGGTTAGTTTCTGTGTTTGGTGATGTGCCTTATTTTGATGTTGAAGTTGATCCGATGGATCAGGCTACAATGTATAAGGAACGTACCAAGCGCGGGGAGGTTATGGATAAAGTCTATACAGATTTTGAGTATGTGCTTGATAATATGCGTGCTGATGACGGAAAAGGTTATGTAAATAAATATGCAGCAGCGGCACTTATTTCTAACCTCATGTTGTTTGAAGGTTCCTGGGAAAAATACCATGGCTTAGATCAAGATCGTGCGAAAAAGTATCTTGCGCTTGCGGTTAAAGCATCTGAAGTGGTCATGAACAGTGGTAAGTGGTCTTTTGGAAGTGATTTTAAGAGCCTGTTCGCATCTGAAGATCTTTCAAGCAATCCAGAGGTAATTTTCTTCAGAACTTATAATGATGCCTTGAAAGTAACGCACGCCGTAGGTTCTTACAGTAATGGTACTGAAGGGCAGAAGGGCGTTAACTTGGATTTGTTGAAATCTTTTATCTGTAACGATGGAAAGGTTTGGCAAAACTCAGCGCTCACAAATGCTTCGGACTTTTCGATGAAATCTTTGGCGAGAACGAGAGACCCACGGTTTGAAGCTTCGTTGATGGATACCGTTAATACAGCTTCATCAACATTTGCTTACGGTCATAAATTTGCTGCTAGAGAAGCCTTGACGTATATTGGAAAAACTTATCCAGCAAAATGGAGTAGTAATACAAATACAAATGATGCTCCGATTGTGCGTCTTGGTGAGGTTGTGTTGAATTGGATTGAGGCAAGGCAGATTCTTGCGGAGTTTTTTGGTGGAGCAGCTGTTACCCAAGGTGATTTGGATAAATCGATCAATGCAGTACGGAATAGACCGCTAGACGCAGATGCCATAGCTAAAGGGGTAAAGAAAACAGCACCTTTGACATTAAATTCTCTGCCGAATGATCCAAGCCGCGATGCGGATATATCGCCGTTGATGTGGGAAATCAGACGCGAACGAAGAATGGAATTTGTATATGAGTATGCGCGATTGAATGATATCCGTCGCTGGAAAAAATTGGATTATATGAACTTTTCGCGCAATGTCGATTATTCACTAGGTCCCTGGGTAAATATCAAAAAGGATCTTCCAAATCGTTTGACAAAAGCTTACGAAGGTGTTTTGAAAGTCCGTGACGCAGCAGGAAATACAATCACG